Part of the Sulfurimonas denitrificans DSM 1251 genome is shown below.
AACTTTTGCAGGTAGTAAAAGGGGCGATAAGAGAGTTTAGCTTATTTAGCGATAGCTTTAATCTACTTAGATTTTTAGACGCAATCTCAAGATACAACGATATAGAGGCACTACTTTTTGAGTATGAGAGGATGGATGTAAGCGCTGCTGCTTCGGAGCTTAGAGGTGTAAGAGTGCTAACTGTGCATAAATCAAAAGGGTTAGAATATGAACATGTAATAGTGATGGATAGGCTTACAAAAACTCCACCATCACGTGAAGCTGTGATTTATGAATATGATGGACTTACGTTAGAAAATATCTATTTGCGTATCAAAGGCAGAGAGAGTGTTGATGAGAAGTATGCCTTAGCTCTTTTAAAAGAGAAAGCTTTGCAGGTAGAGGATAGTTTAAATGCCCATTATGTAGCCTTTACAAGAGCAAGAGAAAATCTTATAGTAGTTTTAAAATCAAAAGAGTCTATTTTTGATATTTTAGATTTAAGAGTGCAAAAAAATGGAGTTCTAAAGTGTACATCTAAAGAGAAAAATATCAAAAAAGAGTTTATACCCTTGGAGTATCAAGAACTCTTTTATGGGACACAAAGTGATATCTTAGAACTCGAAAAAGAGCAAGAGGGCGATTTTGTATCTATAAATTTTGGAATAGCGATGCACTACATGTTAGAGATGCTAGGCGAGTTTAAAACAAAAAATATAGCTAATGCTAAAGATAGCATGATTAATAAATATGGCGCACTTCTTCAAGAGAGCGAGATAAAAGATATCCAAAAAAGAGTAGAGATGCTACTTGAGAATAGTGAGTTTATCTCTATCGTTGATGGTGTATGTTATAGAGAAAAAGCACTCCGTTATAAAAACTCTCTTAGATATATAGATCTTTTAGTACGTAGTAAAGAGGGGTATAATATACTCGATTACAAGAGCTCAAATTTGTACATGTATGAGCATGTAAAGCAGGTGCGCTCTTACGTAAAAGCGGTAGAAGAGATTACCAAAAAGAGTGCGCTGGGGTATATAATTTATCTGCTAGAAGATGAGATAAAGATAGTAAAAGTCTAAAGTTAAATAAAACTTATAGTAAAATTTTGCAAATATATACAAAGAGGATTAATGTTTAAGAACTTTTTTATCATAACGTTTTTTTTTCTTTGTACAGCGCTCTTAGCCAATACTCAAAGTGATGAAGATTATGGATTTCCACATATAAGTGAAGATATAAGCGAGCAAGAGAGAGTAATTGAGCCACTTACAACTAGGCTCCTATCGAAAGCAGAAGAGTTTTTAGGTACTCCATATAGATTTGGAAATAAGGGCGAAAAGAAGACTGACTGCTCAGGATTTACACAGCAAGTTTTTGGAGAGTTTGGAATCTTGCTTCCACGTTCGGCTACAGAACAGTCAAAATATGGCAAAAAAATAGAGCTTAAAGATTTAAAAGTAGGAGATTTACTCTTTTATCGAACTTATAAAAAAGCCCCATCACATGTAGGCATATATGCAGGAGATGGAAAAATCATTCATGCCTCTTATAGAAATAAAAAAGTTCAATACGACGCTATAGACAAGGGATATTATAAAAAACGTTTCTTATATGCTAAACGTATAGTCTCAAAAGATGATTAATTTAAAACCTTAAAAAAACCATAAATTAAGGTTTATGTAAGTAAAAAAAGATATACTTTCGCCAATTAAACAGGCATTAAATATGTTGATGTTAAGAAAATTACTTGAAAGGTTCAAGAATGAAATTTACGAAAATTGCAACTCCTGAACAAATTGATCAAAAATGGGTTTTGATTGATGCTGAAGGTAAAACTTTTGGTCGTATTATTACTGAAGTAGCAACTCTACTTCGTGGTAAAAACAAGCCATGTTTTACTCCAAATATTGATTGTGGTGACTATGTTGTAGTAGTTAACGCTTCTAAAGCAAAATTTAATGGTCTTGGCAAAATCGCTAATAAAGAGTATTTCTCTTACTCTGGCTACTTCGGCAGTGTTAAGAGTACTAAAATGACTGAACTTTTAGAGAAAAATCCTGAGAAGCTTTACAAATTAGCTACTCGTGGTATGCTTCCTAAAACTAAGCTTGGTGCTAAGATGATTAAAAAATTAAAAATTTATGCAAGTGCTGAACACCCTCACTCTGCACAATTAGCTAAGTAAGGACAACTATATGAAAAAAGTATATGCAACAGGACGCCGTAAAGCGTCAATCGCAAAAGTATGGTTAACTCCAGGCGCTGGGACTATGACAATCAATGGTTTATCATTAGATGCATGGTTAGGCGGATTAGAGGCTAAAAAACTTCGTGTTAAACAACCTCTTGCACTAACAAAACAAGATACATCGGTAAACATTGTAGCTACAGTTTTAGGCGGAGGTTTTGGCGGTCAAGCTGATGCTCTTCGTCACGGAATCTCTCGTGCATTAGTACGTTTCAATCCAGAGTTAAAAGCTATACTAAAACCTGAGGGTATGATGACTCGTGATTCACGTGTTGTTGAACGTAAAAAGCCAGGCAAGCGTAAAGCACGTCGTTCTCGTCAGTTCTCTAAGCGTTAATCGTTATAGAGACCTCTTTTTCAGTGCTATTTGCACTGGAAATATACTTCGCTATTTTTTATTAACATTTTCCTCCATTTTACTTTGGTATAATCACTCAAAAAAAGAGTAATTTTGCGCTACTTACTACCTCTGATTTTATCATTTCATCTTTTTGCATCAACACTTCACTTGGCTACATCTACCAATCCAGCAAGACTAAATCCTATTTTAGCAACAGATTCTAGCTCATCAGAGATAAGTGGTTTCATATTTAACGGACTTGTAAAGTATGATAAAGATTTATCAACTATAGTTGGGGATTTGGCAGAGAGCTTTTACTTTGAAGATGAAAAGACACTCCTGTTTAAACTTCGCTCTAATGTAAAGTGGCATGATGGAGAAAAATTTAGTGCAAATGATGTGCTCTTTACATACAACACGCTTATTTCACCAAAAATAAGTTCCCCATATAGTTCCAACTTTAGATTTGTTGAGAGTGTGGAAGTTGTTGATGAATTAACTCTAAGGGTAAGATACAAAGAGCCATATTTTAAAGCATTAGAGACATGGATGATGGGTATTTTGCCACTACATGTATTGCGTGATGAGCAAAATCTAATGAGTTCTAGCTTTAACACAAATCCAATAGGAACGGGTGCATACAAGCTGCATCAGTTGGAATACTCTAAAAATATAGTATTGCGTGCATTTGATGAGTACTTTGAGGGGCGCTCAAAGATAGATACAATCTCATTTCACGTAATTGCCGACCCAACGACTCGCTTTTTAATGCTAAAATCTGGCGCACTTGATATTGGAAGTATAGAGCCTATGCAGTATGAGAGACAGCTAGATAAGAGCTTTTTTGACAAATTTGATATTTATGAAAATATATCTCAATCATATACTTACTTGGGGTTTAATTTAAGAGTTGAAAAATTTCAAAATCCAAAAGTAAGAGAGGCGCTCTCTTTGGCAATTAACAGAGAAGAGTTGGTAAAGATACTTTTTTTTGACCATGCCAAAGTTTGCAGAGGTCCTTTCCTTCCAGCAACAAATGCTTTTAACGAAGATGTAAAGGCACCAAAACAAGATATAAAAAGGGCAAAGGAGCTTTTGCGTGAGGCTGGATATGACGAGAGTAATCCATTTACATTTGAGATTACTACATCAAATTCAAGCGATATTAGACCTTATGCAGCGCAAATTTTGCAACATCAGCTAAAGGAGTCTGGAGTGGTTGTAACTCTTAGAGTAATGGAGTGGCAAGCATTTCTAAATATGGTAGTTTTTCCAAATAAGTTTGAGAGTGTACTCCTTGGCTGGGGACTCTCTCCTACACCAGACCCTTACATGTTTTGGCATAGTGAGAGTGATAAGAGTGGGGGTTTTAACCTTGTCGGGTACCATAACGAAGAGATGAATGAGATGATAGAGAAGTCCCAAAGTATGATAGATGCCAAAGAGCTCTCTTTTATCTGGCAAAAGATGTTTAAAATGATAACAGATGAGAATCCATATCTTTTTTTATTCATCCCAAACTCAATAACAACTGTAAATAAAAAGATAAAAAACATAGAGCCAAGCCCGAGTGGAATTTGGCACAATTATATAAAATGGGAGAAGTAGAGTGATAATTTTATTTGATTTAGATGGTACTTTAATAGACTCAACTGATGCGATTTTAGAGTCATTTCATCACTCATTTTCTAAACATAAGCATGATAAAAGAAAAGATGAAGAGATAAAGGCGTTAATAGGTTATCCTCTTGATATTATGTTTGAAAATCTAGGGATAGATGAAGAAGAAGTTTGGGATATGGTAGCTACCTATAAAGAGCATTACAGAGAGATTTCAACACAAAAAACAGAGCTTTTAAAAAATGCAAGAGAGGCTGTGTTACTTGCAAAAGAGTTTGCTACACTTGGAATTGTGACTACAAAAACGGCACGTTATTCAAAAGAACTTATGGAATATTTTGACCTGATGAAACACTTTGAAGTTTTAATAGGCAGAGAAGATGTTCAAAATCCAAAACCTCATGCAGAGCCAATACTAAAAGCGTTAGAAAAAATGGATGTAAAAAATAGAGAAATTTGGATGATAGGAGATACAAAACTAGACATAATTGCAGCAAAAAATGCTAACGTTAATTCTATAGGAGTATTAAGTGGCTATGAA
Proteins encoded:
- a CDS encoding C40 family peptidase, producing the protein MFKNFFIITFFFLCTALLANTQSDEDYGFPHISEDISEQERVIEPLTTRLLSKAEEFLGTPYRFGNKGEKKTDCSGFTQQVFGEFGILLPRSATEQSKYGKKIELKDLKVGDLLFYRTYKKAPSHVGIYAGDGKIIHASYRNKKVQYDAIDKGYYKKRFLYAKRIVSKDD
- the rplM gene encoding 50S ribosomal protein L13, whose translation is MKFTKIATPEQIDQKWVLIDAEGKTFGRIITEVATLLRGKNKPCFTPNIDCGDYVVVVNASKAKFNGLGKIANKEYFSYSGYFGSVKSTKMTELLEKNPEKLYKLATRGMLPKTKLGAKMIKKLKIYASAEHPHSAQLAK
- the rpsI gene encoding 30S ribosomal protein S9, which translates into the protein MKKVYATGRRKASIAKVWLTPGAGTMTINGLSLDAWLGGLEAKKLRVKQPLALTKQDTSVNIVATVLGGGFGGQADALRHGISRALVRFNPELKAILKPEGMMTRDSRVVERKKPGKRKARRSRQFSKR
- a CDS encoding peptide-binding protein, whose amino-acid sequence is MRYLLPLILSFHLFASTLHLATSTNPARLNPILATDSSSSEISGFIFNGLVKYDKDLSTIVGDLAESFYFEDEKTLLFKLRSNVKWHDGEKFSANDVLFTYNTLISPKISSPYSSNFRFVESVEVVDELTLRVRYKEPYFKALETWMMGILPLHVLRDEQNLMSSSFNTNPIGTGAYKLHQLEYSKNIVLRAFDEYFEGRSKIDTISFHVIADPTTRFLMLKSGALDIGSIEPMQYERQLDKSFFDKFDIYENISQSYTYLGFNLRVEKFQNPKVREALSLAINREELVKILFFDHAKVCRGPFLPATNAFNEDVKAPKQDIKRAKELLREAGYDESNPFTFEITTSNSSDIRPYAAQILQHQLKESGVVVTLRVMEWQAFLNMVVFPNKFESVLLGWGLSPTPDPYMFWHSESDKSGGFNLVGYHNEEMNEMIEKSQSMIDAKELSFIWQKMFKMITDENPYLFLFIPNSITTVNKKIKNIEPSPSGIWHNYIKWEK
- a CDS encoding HAD family hydrolase translates to MIILFDLDGTLIDSTDAILESFHHSFSKHKHDKRKDEEIKALIGYPLDIMFENLGIDEEEVWDMVATYKEHYREISTQKTELLKNAREAVLLAKEFATLGIVTTKTARYSKELMEYFDLMKHFEVLIGREDVQNPKPHAEPILKALEKMDVKNREIWMIGDTKLDIIAAKNANVNSIGVLSGYEDLKSLKEFTNVIFNDVLEATIYLQSRKK